In Babylonia areolata isolate BAREFJ2019XMU chromosome 10, ASM4173473v1, whole genome shotgun sequence, the following proteins share a genomic window:
- the LOC143286891 gene encoding acetylcholine receptor subunit alpha-like, whose protein sequence is MDVRISVTVLLLVAVILLGSTHGQRRDRKQQLQHQFHSQVMQEIRDARNKDNPPPPYPESAVNVNISFSLLTVTDLNVKKGYVDLEGHLSLTWIDPRFRYNHDNLKAVRVNPKSIWTPDLELYNAVQPGIQIVNDRQTALIYDTGSVYLVNHVKMRSNCDVLGQRSAFRPTNCTVTIGSWAYSGNDLMLRLPTPQRGILTDFKLASSWNVTSATSWAGENFYSCCPEPYPWVKYSFLFEKRSVGRT, encoded by the exons ATGGACGTCAGGATATCTGTCACCGTGCTTCTCTTGGTTGCAG TGATATTGCTGGGGAGCACTCATGGTCAGCGCCGTGACAGGAAGCAGCAACTTCAGCACCAGTTCCACTCGCAGGTGATGCAGGAGATTAGGGATGCCCGCAACAAAGACAACCCACCGCCACCTTACCCCGAAAGCGCTGTCAACGTCAAcatatctttctccctcctcaccgTCACTGACttg AACGTCAAGAAAGGTTACGTGGACTTAGAAGGCCACCTATCCTTGACCTGGATTGATCCTCGATTTCGCTACAATCATGATAACTTGAAAGCCGTCCGGGTCAACCCTAAATCAATCTGGACACCAGACCTCGAGCTCTACAATGC AGTCCAGCCTGGCATTCAGATCGTCAACGACCGACAGACAGCGCTCATCTACGACACGGGCAGCGTGTACCTCGTCAACCATGTCAAGATGCGCTCCAACTGTGACGTCCTCGGTCAGCGCTCAGCGTTCCGCCCCACCAACTGTACTGTGAC aATCGGGTCCTGGGCCTACAGCGGCAACGACCTCATGCTGAGATTGCCCACTCCTCAGAGGGGAATTCTCACGGATTTCAAACTGGCTAGCTCCTGGAACGTCACCTCGGCCACCAGCTGGGCAGGCGAAAACTTCTACAGCTGCTGCCCCGAGCCCTACCCATGGGTCAAGTACAGCTTCCTCTTTGAGAAGAGATCTGTTGGCCGCACTTGA
- the LOC143286501 gene encoding neuronal acetylcholine receptor subunit alpha-6-like, which translates to MDTRLQINVILVIAVSWAIQWGAAEGRSIKADKAVKGVLRTMAKLSRPLRLPPSPNNTKTPVTLVVDFGLTSVTEVNAESGYVDLEGLLSEMWADPRLKFDMPKAGRNIHTVRVLPKTIWTPDLAVYNAMAPGLQTLTNPPPMAVVSRAGDVHLSSQVKVRVPCDVMGQLTHEDHLNCTMKMGSWTYNGLELDLAVRFPSGDKLGDFQATGLWTATSSRAWAGADKYACCVETFPFVRFSFFLRKRSGITLDN; encoded by the exons ATGGATACACGATTGCAAATCAACGTTATTCTGGTCATTGCAG TGTCATGGGCCATCCAGTGGGGGGCGGCAGAGGGGCGGTCGATCAAGGCGGACAAGGCGGTCAAGGGCGTGCTGCGGACCATGGCCAAACTGAGCAGACCCCTTAGGCTGCCCCCATCTCCCAACAACACCAAGACTCCCGTCACTCTGGTGGTAGACTTTGGTCTGACCTCAGTCACTGAAGTG AACGCCGAGTCAGGCTACGTGGACCTGGAAGGGCTGCTGTCTGAGATGTGGGCTGACCCCCGCCTCAAGTTCGACATGCCCAAAGCGGGCAGGAACATCCATACCGTGCGTGTGCTGCCCAAGACCATCTGGACCCCAGACCTGGCCGTCTATAACGC GATGGCCCCAGGCCTGCAGACTCTgaccaaccctccccccatgGCCGTTGTCAGCCGCGCTGGGGACGTGCACCTGTCCAGCCAGGTCAAGGTGCGCGTGCCCTGTGACGTCATGGGTCAGCTGACCCACGAGGACCACCTGAACTGCACCATGAA AATGGGTTCCTGGACGTACAATGGTCTGGAGCTGGACCTGGCTGTAAGATTTCCTTCCGGTGACAAACTCGGGGACTTTCAGGCCACGGGGCTGTGGACTGCCACCTCCTCCAGGGCTTGGGCAGGGGCAGACAAATACGCCTGTTGCGTGGAGACTTTCCCTTTCGTGCGATTCAGTTTCTTCTTGCGGAAAAGATCTGGCATCACACTggataactaa